The proteins below come from a single Drosophila kikkawai strain 14028-0561.14 chromosome 3R, DkikHiC1v2, whole genome shotgun sequence genomic window:
- the Arp5 gene encoding actin-related protein 5 — MGDQRVLVIDNGSYECRVGWSDCKEPELRFRNVLTKPRKDRKKEAIGSSEGSGTTSSAVEAPAEIQVGNDITNIEAVRAHLKSPFERNVITNWNHQEQIFDYIFTKMGFEGQENIGHPIVLTEALANPNFCRQQMSELLFECYGIPAVSYGIDALYSWDYYQQSRRKVSDALIISFGYSTTHVIPVLEGKIQLEHVRRLNVGGYHIITYLFRLMQMKYPVHLTAITISRMEKLVHEHCHIAVNYREELVKWAQLDYYEEHIMKIQLPYNAVTATNALLTAEQKQEKRRELALRLLEIKNRREREKLREDEQQLFVYNKLRQLYEQQKLQKFERALEQQQIGTLEELDSLIATINSRIKRAQERAQSAPRPSKQQDKLDKMPKPPEGVTQADWLADIHDKRDKLLRRKQARQQQRSEQAKRHTHAAQERMRIISSLAKSEKRRKANGEEEDDGFGMNDNDWDVYKRINRYNDDSDSDADNDQLLEFEKILNHYDANFDDGSVNVQAQSAAENYQLHFGVEDIRVPEILFQPSMIGCSEAGLAELIAFVLKLFPAEEQQRMVDHVYLTGGCGQFRGLKERLAKELLEMRPFQSQFAIYESDEHTLSAWLGACVQAEDPGFGQTLTTRQDYQERGSEFFREHKASNLFYPTPKD, encoded by the exons ATGGGAGATCAGCGTGTCCTGGTCATCGACAATGGGTCCTACGAATGCCGCGTGGGCTGGAGCGACTGCAAAGAGCCTGAGCTGCGATTCCGCAACGTGCTGACCAAGCCGCGCAAGGATCGCAAGAAGGAAGCCATCGGCTCCTCTGAGGGCTCCGGTACCACATCGTCGGCTGTTGAGGCACCAGCCGAAATCCAGGTGGGCAACGACATCACCAACATCGAGGCTGTGCGCGCCCATCTAAAGTCGCCTTTTGAGCGGAACGTGATAACCAATTGGAACCATCAGGAGCAGATATTCGACTATATCTTCACTAAAATGGGCTTCGAGGGACAGGAGAACATCGGTCATCCGATTGTGCTGACCGAGGCTCTGGCGAATCCCAACTTCTGCCGCCAGCAGATGAGCGAGCTGCTCTTCGAGTGCtacggcattcctgcagtgtCCTACGGCATAGATGCTCTGTACAGCTGGGATTACTATCAGCAGAGCCGCAGAAAG GTCTCTGATGCGCTGATCATTTCCTTCGGGTATAGCACAACACATGTGATTCCCGTGCTGGAGGGCAAGATCCAGCTGGAGCATGTCCGGCGCCTAAACGTGGGTGGCTACCACATCATCACATACCTGTTCCGGCTCATGCAGATGAAGTACCCAGTGCACTTAACCGCCATCACCATCAGCAGGATGGAAAAGTTGGTGCATGAGCATTGCCACATAGCCGTGAATTACAGAGAGGAGCTGGTGAAGTGGGCCCAGTTGGACTACTACGAGGAGCACATCATGAAGATTCAACTGCCCTACAACGCCGTGACCGCCACAAATGCCCTGCTCACCGCCGAACAGAAGCAGGAGAAGCGCCGGGAGCTGGCCCTTCGTCTCCTGGAGATCAAGAACCGCCGGGAACGGGAAAAGCTGCGCGAGGATGAGCAACAGTTGTTCGTGTACAACAAGCTCAGGCAGCTGTACGAGCAGCAGAAGCTGCAGAAGTTCGAGCGGGccctggagcagcagcagatcgGTACTTTGGAGGAATTGGATTCACTTATCGCCACGATTAATTCTCGAATTAAGCGGGCACAGGAGCGGGCTCAGAGTGCCCCTCGGCCGAGCAAGCAGCAGGACAAGCTGGACAAAATGCCCAAGCCCCCCGAGGGAGTCACGCAGGCCGATTGGCTAGCCGATATCCATGATAAGCGAGATAAACTGCTCCGGCGCAAGCAAGcccgccagcagcagcgctCGGAGCAGGCCAAACGACACACGCACGCCGCTCAGGAACGGATGCGGATCATCTCGTCGCTGGCGAAAAGCGAGAAGCGGCGCAAGGCCAAtggcgaggaggaggacgacggCTTTGGTATGAACGATAACGACTGGGACGTCTACAAGCGGATCAATCGCTACAACGACGACAGCGACTCGGATGCGGACAACGATCAGCTGCTGGAGTTCGAGAAGATCCTCAACCACTACGATGCCAACTTCGACGATGGCAGCGTCAATGTCCAAGCCCAGAGCGCTGCCGAAAACTACCAATTGCACTTCGGGGTGGAGGACATCCGCGTGCCGGAGATTTTATTCCAGCCCAGCATGATTGGCTGCTCGGAGGCAGGGCTCGCCGAACTAATTGCCTTCGTCCTTAAGCTCTTTCCCgccgaggagcagcagcgcaTGGTGGACCATGTCTACCTGACTGGTGGCTGTGGCCAGTTCAGAGGACTGAAAGAACGACTGGCCAAGGAGCTGCTGGAAATGCGACCGTTTCAGTCGCAGTTCGCCATCTACGAGTCGGATGAGCACACTTTAAGCGCCTGGCTGGGGGCTTGTGTTCAGGCCGAGGATCCTGGCTTTGGGCAGACGCTTACCACGCGCCAGGACTACCAGGAGAGGGGCAGCGAGTTTTTCCGCGAGCACAAAGCCAGCAATCTCTTTTATCCTACACCAAAAGATTAA
- the LOC108084851 gene encoding proteasome assembly chaperone 2: MLFLKEKRSTLDLTEYTVILPSICVGNAAQLACDLLIASKKLRRIGSLTHPALIPVYGPSAYQHEPNEKVSSCELYEGAEDKLLVVQFRAPWIARHTGSFQQELVELLKGARRVVILSGSFGFERRVIEESPWAYRASDNFKEIHAAQLGNAELIKWKEHTGEAIYGGGNALQLYKAFDEKNVAVMLLFRYLLEGDNSTDASLIVKELNELCEDFLQLRSGSGGDSSFKLTVPKSWNLLFGNDITELLF, encoded by the coding sequence ATGCTGTTTCTCAAGGAAAAGCGGTCCACTCTAGATCTGACGGAGTACACGGTGATCCTCCCGAGCATCTGTGTGGGCAACGCGGCGCAGCTGGCCTGTGACCTGTTGATCGCCTCCAAGAAACTACGGCGCATCGGATCCCTTACACATCCTGCTCTAATCCCGGTCTATGGACCGTCGGCCTATCAACACGAACCAAACGAGAAGGTCTCGTCCTGTGAGCTGTACGAGGGCGCCGAGGACAAACTGCTGGTCGTGCAGTTCCGGGCGCCATGGATCGCCCGCCACACCGGCAGTTTTCAGcaggagctggtggagctgctcAAGGGCGCCCGCCGGGTGGTCATACTCAGCGGCAGCTTCGGCTTCGAGCGACGCGTGATTGAGGAGTCGCCGTGGGCGTACCGCGCTAGCGACAACTTCAAGGAGATCCACGCTGCCCAACTGGGAAATGCGGAGCTGATCAAGTGGAAGGAGCACACTGGCGAGGCTATTTACGGCGGCGGCAATGCCCTGCAGCTTTACAAGGCCTTCGACGAGAAGAATGTGGCCGTTATGCTGCTATTCCGCTATCTGCTCGAGGGCGACAACTCGACGGATGCTTCCCTGATAGTCAAAGAGCTTAACGAACTGTGCGAGGATTTCCTGCAGCTGCGCAGCGGCAGTGGCGGCGACAGCAGCTTCAAGCTAACGGTGCCCAAGTCCTGGAACCTGCTCTTCGGCAACGACATCACGGAACTCCTCTTCTGA
- the LOC108084852 gene encoding E3 SUMO-protein ligase NSE2-like, producing the protein MDFNSHVDSALDTLLENTKFLKEMAAAVSELDVDGEYAKMMEDRARRHVADAENLIGLKSKHKALDQELRQCANESSTLEELERNWPKRQEATEKKTTNVKNTTEYKNFKKTVEDTLANGDDSEERASGNGDDNDVIVEDDMEAGGEIFSLYDPWSKALMRNPVRNTHCRHLYDRDSVYAVIKDNIGIRCPVLGCANNKYIQPGHLVPDLKVQEMVRARIAEEAMEQEASSSEDDEN; encoded by the exons ATGGATTTTAATAGTCATGTGGATTCCGCTCTCGACACACTTTTGGAAAACACAAAGTTCCTAAAGGAAATGGCGGCAG CTGTATCCGAGCTTGATGTCGATGGAGAATACGCCAAGATGATGGAGGACAGAGCCCGGCGGCACGTGGCGGACGCCGAGAATCTAATCGGGCTGAAGAGCAAGCACAAGGCCCTGGACCAGGAACTGCGACAGTGCGCTAATGAGAGCTCTACCCTTGAGGAGCTTGAGCGGAATTGGCCCAAGCGGCAGGAGGCCACCGAGAAGAAGACGACGAACGTCAAGAACACAACCGAGTACAAGAACTTTAAGAAGACTGTGGAAGACACATTGGCCAACGGCGATGATTCGGAAGAacgagcaagcggcaacggcGACGACAACGATGTAATCGTGGAGGACGACATGGAAGCCGGCGGCGAGATATTCTCGCTGTACGATCCCTGGTCCAAGGCCCTGATGCGCAACCCCGTCCGCAACACTCATTGCCGCCATCTGTACGATCGCGATTCGGTGTACGCCGTTATCAAGGACAACATAGGCATTCGCTGTCCGGTCCTAGGATGTGCCAATAACAAATACATCCAGCCAGGCCACCTTGTTCCAGATCTGAAAGTCCAGGAAATGGTGCGAGCGCGGATTGCTGAGGAGGCGATGGAGCAGGAAGCCTCCTCTTCAGAGGACGACGAGAACTGA